In Pseudoduganella albidiflava, a single window of DNA contains:
- a CDS encoding glutathione S-transferase family protein, whose product MITLHTWTTPNGRKPIILLEELGVPYDTVPVDIGNGEQFQSEFLKLSPNNKIPAMVDDNADDNADDEAGGGPLSLFESGAILTYLADKHGKFLAPSGAARWQAMQWLHWQIGGLGPMLGQLGFFSKQDDAFALERFVTEGGRLLTVLDTQLGKADYVAGDAYTIADIACYTWVMAASERLQEPLADALGKPNIQRWLALVGARPAVQKGMRWKPRG is encoded by the coding sequence ATGATCACACTGCATACCTGGACCACCCCGAACGGCCGCAAGCCCATCATCCTGCTGGAAGAACTGGGCGTGCCTTATGACACCGTGCCCGTCGACATCGGCAACGGCGAGCAGTTCCAGTCCGAATTCCTCAAGCTGTCGCCGAACAACAAGATCCCGGCAATGGTTGACGACAATGCGGACGACAATGCGGACGACGAAGCCGGTGGCGGCCCGCTGTCGCTGTTCGAGAGCGGTGCCATCCTCACCTACCTGGCGGACAAGCACGGCAAGTTCCTGGCGCCCTCCGGCGCGGCGCGCTGGCAGGCCATGCAGTGGCTGCACTGGCAGATCGGCGGGCTGGGCCCGATGCTGGGCCAGCTGGGATTTTTCTCGAAGCAGGACGATGCATTCGCGCTGGAGCGCTTCGTCACGGAAGGCGGGCGCCTGCTGACGGTACTCGACACGCAGCTGGGGAAGGCCGACTATGTGGCCGGTGACGCCTACACTATCGCCGATATCGCCTGCTACACGTGGGTCATGGCGGCCAGCGAGCGCCTGCAGGAGCCGCTGGCGGACGCGCTGGGCAAGCCGAACATCCAGCGCTGGCTGGCGCTCGTCGGTGCCCGGCCGGCCGTGCAGAAAGGCATGCGCTGGAAGCCGCGCGGCTGA
- a CDS encoding M61 family metallopeptidase — MTLPLPLRAAILPALVATTFASAVLVKSASADPLPPSVDQPYPGTIQMKIDASDTARNIFRIQQSIPVKAGKLTLLYPQWVTAQHGPTGALHQLAGLKVSANGKPVAWKRDPLNVFAFQVDVPQGAKNLEVEYQHLSPNETGQGRIAMTPDILGIQWQSMTMYPAGYHVRRIPIQTTLTLPAGWQYGTALETASRQGDEVKFKTTDLETFIDSPLFAGRHFKQIDLDPGAKLPVRLNIVADTPEALEAKPEQIAAHREMVKQAYKLFDSQHYAHYDFLFALSDEFGGVGREHHQSSENGVKANYFTEWNKTEAVRTLLPHEFTHSWNGKFRRPKGQDVPNFNTPLDNNLLWVYEGQTQYWGQVLTARSGLAQQASVRDMIANMAATYANVQGRTWRPVVDTTNDPIISQRRPQVWPNWQRSEDYYSEGALIWLDVDTKIRELSGDKRSLDDFARVFFGVDNGVIQAKHYTFDDVVKALNGVQAFDWAPFLKKRVEETGPAPLDGLARAGWKLVYADKQTDFLKGVEDMSKTANFQYSLGFSVASDGKIAAIVWDGPGFKAGLSGNTTLVAVNGRAYKPELLRAAVTAATKDSKPIELLVKRGNDYRTVPLDYHGGLKYPRLERIEGTPDRLQSILQPRK; from the coding sequence ATGACCCTGCCTTTGCCCCTGCGCGCAGCGATCCTGCCAGCGCTCGTAGCGACCACTTTTGCTTCCGCCGTCCTCGTCAAGTCCGCCAGCGCCGACCCGCTGCCCCCTTCGGTGGACCAGCCCTATCCCGGCACGATCCAGATGAAGATCGATGCGTCCGATACGGCCCGCAACATCTTCCGCATCCAGCAGTCGATCCCCGTGAAGGCGGGCAAGCTCACCCTGCTGTATCCGCAATGGGTCACGGCCCAGCACGGCCCGACGGGCGCGCTGCACCAGCTGGCCGGCCTGAAGGTATCGGCGAACGGCAAGCCGGTGGCATGGAAGCGCGATCCGCTGAACGTGTTCGCGTTCCAGGTGGACGTGCCGCAGGGCGCGAAAAACCTCGAGGTGGAGTACCAGCACCTGTCGCCGAATGAAACCGGCCAGGGCCGCATCGCGATGACGCCGGACATCCTCGGCATCCAGTGGCAATCGATGACGATGTACCCGGCCGGCTACCACGTGCGCCGCATCCCGATCCAGACCACGCTGACCCTGCCCGCCGGCTGGCAGTACGGCACCGCGCTGGAAACCGCGTCGCGCCAGGGCGACGAGGTGAAATTCAAGACCACCGACCTGGAAACCTTCATCGATTCGCCGCTGTTCGCCGGGCGCCACTTCAAGCAGATCGACCTCGATCCGGGCGCGAAGCTGCCGGTGCGCCTGAACATCGTGGCGGACACGCCGGAAGCGCTGGAAGCGAAACCCGAGCAGATCGCGGCGCACCGCGAGATGGTGAAGCAGGCCTACAAGCTGTTCGATTCGCAGCACTACGCGCACTACGATTTCCTGTTCGCGCTGTCCGATGAATTCGGCGGCGTGGGCCGCGAGCACCACCAGTCCAGCGAGAACGGCGTGAAGGCCAACTACTTCACCGAATGGAACAAGACGGAAGCCGTGCGCACCCTGCTGCCGCATGAATTCACGCACTCGTGGAACGGCAAGTTCCGCCGCCCGAAAGGCCAGGACGTGCCGAACTTCAACACCCCGCTGGACAACAACCTGCTGTGGGTCTACGAAGGCCAGACCCAGTACTGGGGCCAGGTGCTCACCGCCCGTTCCGGCCTGGCGCAGCAGGCCAGCGTGCGCGACATGATCGCCAACATGGCGGCCACGTATGCCAACGTGCAGGGCCGCACGTGGCGTCCGGTGGTGGACACCACGAACGACCCGATCATCAGCCAGCGCCGCCCGCAGGTCTGGCCGAACTGGCAGCGCAGCGAAGATTACTACTCCGAGGGCGCGCTGATCTGGCTGGACGTCGACACGAAGATCCGCGAACTGTCGGGCGACAAGCGCTCGCTGGACGACTTCGCCCGCGTGTTCTTCGGCGTCGACAATGGCGTGATCCAGGCAAAACACTACACCTTCGATGACGTGGTGAAAGCCCTGAACGGCGTGCAGGCGTTCGACTGGGCGCCGTTCCTGAAAAAACGCGTCGAGGAAACCGGCCCGGCGCCGCTGGACGGCCTGGCGCGCGCCGGCTGGAAGCTGGTCTACGCCGACAAGCAGACCGACTTCCTGAAGGGCGTGGAAGACATGAGCAAGACCGCGAACTTCCAGTACTCGCTGGGCTTCTCGGTGGCCAGCGACGGCAAGATCGCCGCCATCGTGTGGGATGGCCCGGGCTTCAAGGCCGGCCTGTCCGGCAACACCACGCTGGTGGCCGTCAACGGGCGCGCCTACAAGCCCGAACTGCTGCGCGCCGCCGTGACCGCGGCCACCAAGGACAGCAAGCCGATCGAGCTGCTGGTCAAGCGCGGCAACGATTACCGCACCGTGCCGCTCGACTACCACGGCGGCCTGAAGTACCCGCGCCTGGAGCGCATCGAAGGCACGCCGGACCGCCTGCAATCGATTTTGCAGCCGCGCAAGTGA
- a CDS encoding Hsp20 family protein, with protein sequence MRTFDLTPLYRTAIGFDRLAQMLNSAESQPSYPPYNIELVSEDQYRIVMALAGFDRSEIDITSERDTLHITGRKQKDTTERTFLHRGIAARDFEQRFQLANHVKVTGASFQNGMLTIDLVREVPEALKPRKIEIGSSADSAPAIEQSRAAA encoded by the coding sequence ATGCGTACTTTTGACCTGACTCCGCTGTACCGTACCGCCATCGGCTTCGACCGCCTGGCCCAGATGCTGAACAGCGCCGAATCCCAGCCCAGCTATCCGCCGTACAACATCGAACTCGTTTCCGAAGACCAGTACCGCATCGTGATGGCGCTGGCCGGTTTCGACCGGTCGGAAATCGACATCACCAGCGAGCGCGATACGCTGCACATCACCGGCCGCAAGCAGAAGGACACGACGGAACGCACCTTCCTGCACCGCGGCATCGCGGCACGTGACTTCGAACAGCGCTTCCAGCTGGCCAACCACGTGAAGGTCACCGGCGCCTCGTTCCAGAACGGCATGCTGACGATCGACCTGGTGCGTGAAGTGCCCGAGGCCCTGAAGCCCCGCAAGATCGAGATCGGCAGCAGCGCGGACAGCGCTCCCGCGATCGAGCAATCGCGCGCCGCGGCCTGA
- a CDS encoding Hsp20 family protein, whose product MRTFDLTPLYRTAIGIDRLASQLNAAEAPTYPPYNVELVAEDKYRIVMALAGFDRSELDINTERDSLVITGRKQKDAVERTFLHRGIAARDFEQRFQLADHVKVTGAAFDNGMLTIDLVREVPEAFRPRKIAIDGVTNEAASNVTALEQKRNAA is encoded by the coding sequence ATGCGTACTTTTGACCTGACTCCCCTGTACCGTACCGCCATCGGCATCGACCGCCTGGCCAGCCAGCTGAACGCCGCCGAAGCGCCCACCTATCCGCCGTACAACGTGGAACTGGTGGCAGAAGACAAATACCGCATCGTGATGGCGCTGGCCGGCTTCGACCGTTCCGAGCTGGACATCAACACCGAGCGCGATTCGCTGGTGATCACCGGCCGCAAGCAGAAGGATGCGGTGGAACGCACCTTCCTGCACCGCGGCATCGCCGCCCGCGACTTCGAGCAGCGCTTCCAGCTGGCCGATCACGTGAAGGTCACCGGCGCCGCGTTCGACAACGGCATGCTGACGATCGACCTGGTGCGCGAAGTGCCCGAAGCCTTCCGGCCGCGCAAGATCGCCATCGACGGCGTCACCAATGAAGCCGCCAGCAACGTGACCGCGCTGGAACAGAAGCGCAACGCCGCATAA
- a CDS encoding Do family serine endopeptidase, which yields MKRLVLALCAVGVLGAGAAIAVQGTHDAPAAGAQVAATPAPGVPANAAAGAPAPTPAPMIALPDFSVVASRNGPAVVNISTTGSVKTSYDNRGEPFADDPFFEFFRRFQGPQGPQRGGQAPSHGVGSGFIVSADGLIMTNAHVVRDASEVTVKLTDRREFRAKVLGSDPRTDVAVLKIDAKNLPVVPLGRSMDVKVGEWVLAIGSPFGLENTVTAGVVSAKGRALDDGSVPFIQTDVAVNPGNSGGPLFNTKGEVVGINSQIYSQTGGYQGLSFAIPIDVAQRIRDQIVATGKVVHAKLGVLAQEVDQSFADSFDLPSPEGALIVNVEKGSAAEQSGLKPGDVVRAINGQKIVASGDLSSYVALAKPGDKVTLDVWRQGKAVSLAGKLGNATERTLANAGGDDDSPVAKSRLGLALRPLDPLEKQAVGLASGLVIERAGGAAASAGLQPGDVLLSVNGRPVNSVEQVRDVVSKSSKSVALLIQRGEERIFIPVRLG from the coding sequence ATGAAACGCCTGGTCCTGGCCCTGTGCGCGGTGGGCGTACTGGGCGCAGGCGCGGCGATCGCCGTGCAGGGAACCCACGATGCGCCGGCCGCCGGTGCGCAGGTCGCAGCCACGCCGGCACCCGGCGTGCCGGCCAATGCCGCCGCGGGCGCCCCGGCGCCAACGCCGGCGCCGATGATCGCGCTGCCGGACTTTTCCGTGGTCGCCTCCCGCAATGGCCCCGCCGTGGTCAACATCAGCACCACCGGCAGCGTGAAGACCAGCTACGACAACCGCGGCGAGCCGTTCGCGGACGATCCGTTCTTTGAATTCTTCCGCCGCTTCCAGGGCCCGCAAGGCCCGCAACGGGGCGGCCAGGCACCCAGCCACGGCGTCGGTTCCGGCTTCATCGTCAGTGCCGATGGCCTGATCATGACCAATGCCCACGTGGTGCGTGATGCCAGCGAAGTCACCGTGAAGCTGACGGACCGCCGCGAGTTCCGCGCCAAGGTGCTCGGTTCCGACCCGCGGACCGACGTCGCCGTGCTGAAGATCGATGCGAAGAACCTGCCCGTGGTGCCGCTGGGCCGGTCGATGGACGTGAAAGTGGGCGAATGGGTGCTGGCCATCGGTTCGCCGTTCGGCCTGGAAAACACCGTGACGGCCGGCGTGGTCAGCGCCAAGGGCCGCGCGCTGGACGATGGCAGCGTGCCGTTCATCCAGACCGACGTGGCGGTCAACCCCGGCAACTCGGGCGGCCCGCTGTTCAACACGAAGGGCGAAGTGGTCGGCATCAATTCGCAGATCTACAGCCAGACCGGCGGCTACCAGGGCCTGTCGTTCGCGATCCCGATCGACGTGGCGCAGCGCATCCGCGACCAGATCGTGGCCACCGGCAAGGTGGTGCATGCCAAGCTGGGCGTGCTGGCGCAGGAAGTGGACCAGAGCTTTGCCGATTCGTTCGACCTGCCGTCGCCGGAAGGCGCGCTGATCGTCAACGTGGAGAAGGGCAGCGCCGCCGAGCAGAGCGGCCTGAAGCCGGGCGATGTGGTGCGCGCCATCAATGGCCAGAAGATCGTCGCGTCCGGCGACCTGTCGTCCTACGTGGCGCTGGCCAAGCCGGGCGACAAGGTGACGCTGGATGTCTGGCGCCAGGGCAAGGCCGTGTCGCTGGCCGGCAAGCTGGGCAATGCTACCGAGCGCACGCTGGCCAATGCCGGCGGCGACGACGACAGCCCGGTCGCCAAGTCGCGCCTGGGCCTGGCCCTGCGCCCGCTCGACCCGCTGGAAAAACAGGCGGTCGGCCTGGCTTCCGGGCTCGTCATCGAGCGTGCCGGCGGCGCGGCCGCCAGCGCCGGGCTGCAGCCGGGCGACGTGCTGCTGTCGGTGAACGGCCGGCCCGTCAACTCGGTCGAACAGGTGCGCGACGTGGTGTCGAAATCGTCGAAATCGGTGGCGCTGCTGATCCAGCGCGGCGAGGAACGCATTTTTATTCCCGTGCGATTGGGATAA
- a CDS encoding response regulator, which yields MRLLLVEDDVMIGEVVLDLLRAEHYAVDWVKDGAMADTALQTQTYDLVLLDLGLPRKDGLEVLRSMRARKELTPVLVATARDAVEQRIAGLDAGADDYVLKPYDLDEMLARIRALLRRSAGRAEPVFEHKGVSINPQTREVIANGVQVNLSAREWAVLEALIARPGIVLSRAQLEEKLYSWKDEVNSNAVEVYIHGLRKKLGAELIQNVRGLGYMVPKA from the coding sequence ATGCGGCTGCTGCTGGTGGAAGATGATGTGATGATCGGTGAAGTGGTGCTCGACCTGCTGCGCGCCGAGCACTATGCCGTGGACTGGGTAAAGGATGGCGCGATGGCCGACACGGCCTTGCAGACCCAGACCTACGACCTGGTGCTGCTCGACCTGGGCCTGCCGCGCAAGGATGGCCTGGAAGTGCTGCGCTCCATGCGCGCGCGCAAGGAGCTGACGCCGGTGCTGGTCGCCACGGCGCGCGACGCCGTCGAGCAGCGTATCGCCGGCCTCGATGCCGGTGCCGACGACTATGTGCTCAAGCCGTACGACCTGGATGAGATGCTGGCCCGCATCCGCGCGCTGCTGCGCCGCTCGGCGGGGCGCGCCGAACCGGTGTTCGAGCACAAGGGCGTGTCGATCAACCCGCAAACGCGCGAGGTGATCGCCAACGGCGTGCAGGTCAACCTGTCGGCGCGCGAATGGGCCGTGCTGGAAGCGCTGATCGCGCGCCCCGGCATCGTGCTGTCGCGCGCCCAGCTGGAAGAAAAGCTGTACAGCTGGAAGGATGAAGTGAACAGCAATGCCGTCGAGGTGTATATCCATGGCCTGCGCAAGAAGCTGGGCGCGGAACTGATCCAGAACGTGCGCGGCCTCGGCTACATGGTGCCGAAAGCATGA
- a CDS encoding ATP-binding protein has product MKVNTHSLRGRLLWFLLAAITMAALAQAMIAYRSALHDADQIFDYHMQQMALALRSGAPLANAHHGPSADPGNDDMVVQVWTPDGIQVFRSISRAELPQRAVLGFSNVKAKGTVYRVYSVQTSNQTVQIAQDMSVRKRMAGALALRTVGPIALMAPMLMLVVWWVVSGSLAPVARVRRQVASRQAEDLSPVSEADLPDEVKPLVHELNLLFGRVRTAFDAQQHFVADAAHELRSPLAALKLQVLSLDRAEDADARKLAIARLTAGIERATRLVEQLLVLARQEAAEPKMDPVNLAELARRTLGDMVGAAQAREIDLGIHEVAEATVQGQADALRVLLRNLVDNAIKYTPSGGTVDVSVRHADGSGAAELVVEDSGPGISPEERERVFSRFYRVPGTTATGSGLGLAIIKAIAERHGATLSLDASERLGGLLVRVTFPGAKAATSKVPLAKSATTY; this is encoded by the coding sequence ATGAAGGTCAACACGCACTCGCTGCGTGGCCGGCTGCTGTGGTTCCTGCTGGCGGCGATCACCATGGCGGCGCTGGCGCAGGCGATGATCGCCTACCGCAGCGCGCTGCACGATGCGGACCAGATCTTCGACTACCACATGCAGCAGATGGCGCTGGCGCTGCGCTCCGGTGCGCCGCTGGCGAACGCCCACCATGGCCCCAGCGCCGATCCGGGCAACGACGACATGGTGGTGCAGGTCTGGACGCCGGACGGTATCCAGGTGTTCCGCTCGATTTCCCGCGCCGAGCTGCCGCAGCGCGCGGTGCTCGGCTTTTCCAACGTGAAGGCCAAGGGCACGGTCTACCGGGTGTACTCGGTGCAGACCAGTAACCAGACGGTGCAGATCGCCCAGGACATGTCGGTGCGCAAGCGCATGGCCGGCGCGCTGGCGCTGCGCACCGTCGGGCCGATCGCGCTGATGGCGCCGATGCTGATGCTGGTGGTGTGGTGGGTCGTCAGCGGCTCGCTGGCACCGGTGGCCCGGGTGCGGCGACAGGTCGCCTCGCGCCAGGCGGAGGACCTGTCGCCCGTGTCCGAAGCCGACCTGCCGGACGAGGTGAAGCCGCTGGTGCACGAACTGAACCTGCTGTTCGGCCGCGTGCGCACGGCGTTCGACGCCCAGCAGCACTTCGTGGCCGATGCCGCCCACGAGCTGCGCTCGCCGCTGGCGGCACTCAAGCTGCAGGTACTGAGCCTGGACCGCGCCGAGGATGCCGATGCCCGCAAGCTGGCCATCGCGCGGCTGACGGCGGGCATCGAACGGGCCACCCGGCTGGTCGAGCAGCTGCTGGTGCTGGCGCGGCAGGAGGCGGCCGAGCCGAAGATGGACCCGGTCAACCTGGCCGAGCTGGCGCGGCGCACGCTGGGCGACATGGTGGGCGCCGCGCAGGCACGCGAGATCGACCTGGGCATCCACGAAGTGGCCGAAGCCACCGTGCAGGGCCAGGCCGACGCGCTGCGCGTGCTGCTGCGTAACCTGGTCGACAACGCCATCAAGTACACGCCTTCCGGCGGCACCGTCGACGTGTCGGTGCGGCATGCGGATGGCAGCGGCGCCGCCGAGCTGGTCGTCGAGGACAGCGGTCCCGGCATCTCGCCGGAAGAGCGCGAGCGCGTCTTCAGCCGCTTCTACCGCGTGCCCGGCACGACCGCGACGGGCAGCGGCCTGGGCCTGGCCATCATCAAGGCGATCGCCGAGCGCCATGGCGCCACGCTGTCGCTGGACGCTTCCGAACGGCTGGGCGGCCTGCTGGTGCGCGTGACGTTCCCCGGCGCGAAGGCCGCCACCAGCAAGGTCCCCCTGGCCAAGAGCGCGACGACATATTGA